The DNA sequence ataaagaaaaaaataactcaaAAGCAACCAATGGATCAGCATCAGTGGAGTTGTTTCAAATCTTGAAACGATCTCTTTTTTTCGTCTGGTTATCCTAGCTGTTTTCCAATGGGGATAACTTTTACTATTGGTTGTTACGTAAAACAGGGAAAAAGTAATACGAACCCTAGCTTGAAAACATTGGAGCGCATCAATGTGCTTGGACAGGCTTCTCATAGTtcttttttgcactgaatttgCATAGAACCGAAGCGTGAACAATGGTCTCACAAAGCACACCAacaagtcaatttttttttctttcacttgaaggaaagaaacttcaaagcTCGCAAGAATGCGCAAGGCATTTGcgttgacttttttttcgaaCTTAGCGCTTGAACgcaaaaattaaaggaaatatTCTTCGCAGGAACACACTGGTTGGGTTACTCTTCAGAATAGTTATTATGGCTTTAATTTGGTGTGTCAAATCTGCCGTCGAAATAACGTCATGTCATCATGGTCAGTGGCATCTGTTCTTAGGAATGCAGTTGACATTCTACCAAGGTTAACTAGCCTAAACTTTCAGAGTTAGGTGGTTGTACGTCAACGCACTTTAAATATTAATCCTGAGGCGAGGCGTTGCTAGTGAAGCAAACTTCGTGACAATGTTTTCCCTCAACGAAGTCGACGCTGTTGGATGTTGGAAGAATGCACCCAGCCAATGAGCATTCGTTTTGCAACTAAATTCGAAGGAGAGTCATAGATGCATGTTACATTGAACTAAAAACATTTCAGCAAAGtgatgcaaattttgaaatggaggAGAAATAGAAAAGTacttcctttgaaatgcagtCCCCTGATATAATCCATGAAGTGATTCCCTGCCAGACTCGAAAATCGTATTTGGCTTCTCAACGCAACGTTGGTTGCCGAGAAGTTCTTATCATGCCAATCTTTAGCATTAAGGAATTAGTAATAATCtgagattagaaaagtgcgtTCAATgagttttgttgctttataactggtATTTGCGTGTTTTTGGGCTGACCACCTACTTCAGACATGGTGATAAcctcgtacttttgaaattcacaataaagcagcttgagatacaattattttcttggttAAACAGTTGTAGCTTGGCATTTTGGGGTATGAGATTCCTTAACCTATTAATTACCTCCCCCCCTCCCCTTGACTAGTTTCTGGCTTATTCGTCCCAGCTTTGATATTCGCTTGTTAATCTTTAATCTCCTCTTGCTGTCCGGGAAGGCTGTCAATCAACATGGCCGAGTTCTTATGACAATGTTTACTGAAAGCGAATGCCAAACTCAATCATTATGTAAATACACGAACAATAAGACTTgctaaaaaaaactgaattggTAAAAAGTGCCCCGCTTtcatctttttaattttttttcctttctgcCAGTTATCAGTGGCGAAAGCAATCAATCAAACACTAGAAGGTCTCTTAACTCTATTACTCGGATCCAACAAGGGggtaaaaaaaagtgaaaaactctCTCAAACACGGAAAGATTGGACACTAATAGCCTTCACTATCTTTCCAGCAAGACCCGGGACGCTGCACTTCACTCGAATAATTTTCTTCTGTTTCTTCAGCCATTCGTCTACATAATTCTGGTCAGTTCCTTCGGTTGGGAGGACTGCATAGAAGGTTTGGCAAGTTGCTTTCATGTCTTTGGCTTCAGTTTTCATCACCATGTAATGGCACTTCTTTGGATCATCGTCAGCATTCCAAGCTTTGTTCTCAAAGCTCATCAATTCATGCTCAATTGTGGAGAAAAAGCCTGCTGCTATTTCTATTCCATTAATAAATTTCTTAAGAGCAGGAATGAGAGCTTTACTCAATGCCTGTTGTCCTTCGGCCACTGCTTTTGCCATATGTAAGTCTGCTAAGACACCCAAAACTTGCGCTGCCTTCGGGCCTACGTATggaacgaaagaaaaaaaatagcccAATCTCGGTTTTTTTGTGCTCTTTCCTCTAGctctcttttccttttttcaaattccacTTCAAGGTCTTTAAACTTGGTCACCAAGAGCAAAGCTTCGTCGTTCCTCTTCTTGAGGAGTACCAAGACATCTTCATGCACCTGAAGGACGGTGTCACATAGCTCTTTGTAGCCCTTGATCTCTTGAAGGATGTCTGGGAGCATTTCACACCATTCCTCGTAATTCAGTGCGTCATAGTACTCGAAGTACTCTCTTATAGATGAGACAAACTTGGTAGAGACCGGTAGAATGTATTGGTTGTACACCATGGCGTCATTTCTGGTGTCATCGCGAAGTTTTCTAAATTCCCTGGCAGGTTCCTCAGTCGTACCAACTGCGTGTTGTACGTAAAGGGAGCGCAGTGTCAGAGAGAAGCGCATGTACACGGGCATATCTTTGAGGGCATCTCCGAGCATCTTGACTTCCCTCTCCGTCTTTCGTGAACCTTCCGCCATCTGTGGGGTTAAAAGAAATTCCACATGGTAACGAATTCAAACCAGTCTTGTTTCGGCGAGCTTtagtctttcttttcttcttttgctttagttggtattgttttttggaggTCCCCGTTAGGTGAGGGTAGTCGAGTGAGAAGCGAGTTCAGTTTAAATACCACCAGGTAAGTAGTTGTCAGGTCTAAGCTTCGAGTTGCAtttgatattattttgaatctatttcttaaaataagaaaaagtgGAGACCTCTGGCCATGTGGTTTTAAGGAAGAAGATGAGACATTCAAGGAAAATGCACTAGATGGAACTAAACGTTACAGCCCCGTTTCCAGGGTACTCTCAGTCGAGGAAAAAGATATCCGTCTGCTCACTGCAAAATAGCTCACCGACCCGACAAGAATCTGTCCTTTATCGATCGTTTTTAAGTGTTAACCGCCGAATACTGAAGCGAAGAATTATGACGATACAAGATAGCAAAAATATGCACATCGAAATATTGAAGGTAAccttaaattttgctttgcaTGAATTCGTAGCATGGTTACAAGGTAACTATGAATCCATTTCAAAGATGTTGTAGAATTCTAGTTGTGGGTGTTCTCGTTCTTTTGGATCTCCAAGTTGTTCCAAATTGCGCACGCGAAAACACACTGCGCACCAACACTGCAACGATCTTTCTTTAACATGAATTTATTGATGTTAATGTCATATTTTCAGCCAAATCTAGAATCCTAGGTCTACGTTTAAGTATAAAGTACAGCAATTATTGACTTACAGCGTTGCAGGCCTCTTAAAATTATTAAGGAAATAAACGGTATATTCAAGATCACAAAAAATTCCTGAAAACAGATAAACACGCTTAAGGATAAATTCTTGGTGAACTGAAACAGATGAACTGCCTTCATGTCTCAGGCCACGATGTCTGGAGTGCTTTTGATCAAGCATTATTTCGGTTATCATGTTGGAAATGATAACATTTTaatcaatgttttgttttgggtaGATTGATGAACTTACTTAGCCAAACTATTAAAGGCAGCGCTTATTTCTACAGCATGAGagctttgtttgtttcgaTTTTCGGAAATAATTACGATTACGGCTACGTTGATGTGCGTTATGAGTTGCTTCCGGCAGTTTATACTGAAAGTGAATGCCAAGTCCTTTAAActtaatcattttgcaaaatacACGAAAAATAAGACTTACTAAAAAAAGCTGAATCGGTGAAAAGTGCCCCGCCTTCActtcttaaaatttatttttgattttttcctttctgcaAGTTATCGGCTGCGAAAACAATCaatcaaatacaaaaaagtcTCTTAACTCTATTAGTTCACAGACCCACAAAGGGGTCTAAAATAATCTGGAAAACCCTCAATCAATGAAACATTAGAGACTAGGCTCGAAACGCGATCTCATTTTCATATCCCTTAGCATCTTTCCAGCAAGACCCGGGACGCTGCACTTCTCTCGGattgttttcttcagtttctccAGCCATTCGTGTGCATAATTCTCGTTAGTTCCTTCGGTTGGGATGGCCTTGAAATCGGTCCTCACCGCTGGGAGGACTTCATAGAAGGTTTGGCAAGTTGCTTTCATGTCTTTGGCTTCAGTTTTCATCACCATGTAATGGCACTTCTTTGGATCATCGTCAGCATTCCAAGCTTTGTTCTCAAAGCTCATCAATTCATGCTCAATTGTGGAGAAAAAGCCTGCTGCTATTTCTATTCCATTAATAAATTTCTTAAGAGCAGGAATGAGAGCTTTACTCACTGCCACGGAAGCGGCCTCTTGTATTTTGGCCTGTTGTCCTTCGGCCACTGCTTTTGCCATATGTAAGTCTGCTAAGAAACCCAAAACTTGCGCTGCCATTGGGCCTATGTATGgaacgaaagaaagaaaaatagcccAATCTAGGTTTTTTTGTGCTCTTTCCTCTAGctctcttttcttcttttcgtATTCCGCTTCAAGGTCTTCAAATTTGGTCACCAAGAGCAAAACTTCGTCGTTCCTCTTCTTGAGGGGTACCAAGAAGTCTTCATGCATCTGGAGGACGGTGTCACATAGCTCTTTGTAGCCCTTGGTCTCTTGAAGGATGTCTGGGAGCATTTCACACCATTCCTCGTAATTCAGTGCGTCATAGTACTCGAAGTACTCTCTTATAGATGAGACAAACTTGGTAGAGACCGGTAGAATGTACCGGTGGTACACTATGGCGTCGTTTCTGGTGTCATCGCGAAGTTTTCTAAATTCCCTGGCAGGTTCCTCATTCGTACCAACTGCGTGTTGTACGTAAAGGGAGCGCAGTGTCAGAGAGAAGATGCGCATGCACACGGTCATATCTTTGAGGGCATCTTCGAGCATCTTGACTTCCCTCTTCGTCTTTCGTGAACCTTCCGCCATCTGtggggttaaaaaaaattccacatGGTAACAAATTCAAACCAGTCTTGTTTCGGCGGACTTCAGCCTTTTTTCGCTTGTGGTTGTATTTTGGAGGTCCTTGTGAGGTGCGGGTAGTCGCGTGAGAAGCAAGTTCAGTTGACCTTATATGCATGGAATGATTGCTTCTCAGCAAAACTCCCAAGCCTCGCTTCAATAACGGTTTGGCGGCTAAATACACTACTGTAAGGTTCTCCTCAATCTACATATGCAGATAGTTCTAGTCTTGCCAGTAGGAAGTAGCATGAGGGGTTGTAAGGCTGAACGTAAGATATATAAGAAAGAGTAAGCTTCTAGCCCACACTGTGGGAAACCGGTGGTTGCTTCGATTCTATCGGTGAATGCTTTGCTGCTGACAATTTTGCGGTAAGGTTTATATCGACTTGAGGTGTTAGATTGTACTAAGGTCATCAAGGTGAGTTGTCACTTCAGTATTAAGACAGAAATGATCTAGAATTTCCAACGTGACAGCACACTTTTGTTTTTAGGGTACTGCAAGAAATATTGCGTacgaataattaacaattattagaccaggttgagcaaaatatggtgatttgtcagtggtgagcagatcaattatttgccgaagCCGAAGGTTGAGGCAAATAATTTATCTGTCAGACTCTttcaaatcacgatattttgcgataaccgagttcaataattgttttatcattggATCACCGAGttcgttttcaattttttggggGAGGCTGTAAGCCGTTCTTTTTTCTGGCTTCGGCTTCATATTTTCCCAGAACAGTTGCCAACTTGTCTTTCGATGCTACAAGGGAATCTTCGtctatctttctttctttcagatAAGCTCTGAATACGTTTAAGGCAACTTTTGTTGCTTTCTAAGCATTATTGCTGTTCTTTTGGTCAAGTAATGACGTCAACTCGCTCTCTGACAGCTCGGAGTAGTGATTGCGATCTCCCATTTCACACAGAGCGACCACAAGAGCGTGGTTACTATTGcgcatgagcagaatattatttgcagcaaaaacggATTTAGGCGGTATTACGCACAAGCAGACCATAATATgtaggcagttatttgcaggtcagGTGGTGGGCTcccagccaatgaaaatatgGGAAAAAATCCATCGCATGATAATGATGTTTACTAGTAGCCTTTAAATCCATCTGTACACAACAATTTTCTAAGGTTGCCTAGATTCCATGCATACTACCTCttgagagaattttttttattgttttaaaatacgCGCTTTAACCTAGTGTTTAAACATCAGAATCTTCAGAATGGtaattgttgctttttttttttcagtgatcGTATTTGACAATGTGTTTCCTGAAGCAACGACAGCAAAAATGCTTAGTAGCAATAATTAATTGGcctccatttttgttgtcattctTCTCGTGCCTTTCTCACGACCAAGTCATGCTCCTTTATAAAAACACGATACGAAAATCGGAATGTAGCTCGTACCTGTAttggccactttcaaaaataccgtaatactctttgtttgttcctccaaaattttgcatacacattgtttccattttcttttgggacttactatggtcccaagagaaaataaaagcaatatttatgcaaaattttggagggacaaacaaagagtattatggtatttttgaaagtggcctatgaGATTTTACATGTAAACAGCCCCTTAGGGCTACGTTTTAACTATAAAATACAGCAACCATTGCCTTACATCGTTGCGGACCTCTTAAgattattgaagaaataaacGGTACATTCAAGATCACAAAGATTCAATCAGG is a window from the Acropora palmata chromosome 1, jaAcrPala1.3, whole genome shotgun sequence genome containing:
- the LOC141894110 gene encoding uncharacterized protein LOC141894110; this encodes MAEGSRKTKREVKMLEDALKDMTVCMRIFSLTLRSLYVQHAVGTNEEPAREFRKLRDDTRNDAIVYHRYILPVSTKFVSSIREYFEYYDALNYEEWCEMLPDILQETKGYKELCDTVLQMHEDFLVPLKKRNDEVLLLVTKFEDLEAEYEKKKRELEERAQKNLDWAIFLSFVPYIGPMAAQVLGFLADLHMAKAVAEGQQAKIQEAASVAVSKALIPALKKFINGIEIAAGFFSTIEHELMSFENKAWNADDDPKKCHYMVMKTEAKDMKATCQTFYEVLPAVRTDFKAIPTEGTNENYAHEWLEKLKKTIREKCSVPGLAGKMLRDMKMRSRFEPSL